A genomic window from Glycine max cultivar Williams 82 chromosome 17, Glycine_max_v4.0, whole genome shotgun sequence includes:
- the LOC100820307 gene encoding DNA repair protein RAD51 homolog A — MMAATMEQQQQRPQQQDEAEEIQHGPLPVEQLQASGIAATDVKKLKDAGICTVESVAYTPRKDLLQIKGISEAKVDKIIEAASKLVPMGFTSASELHAQRDAIIQITTGSTELDKILEGGVETGSITELYGEFRSGKTQLCHTLCVTCQLPLDQGGGEGKAMYIDAEGTFRPQRLLQIADRFGLNGADVLENVAYARAYNTDHQSRLLLEAASMMVETRFAVMIVDSATALYRTDFSGRGELSARQMHLAKFLRSLQKLADEFGVAIVITNQVVSQVDGSAVFAGPQIKPIGGNIMAHATTTRLALRKGRGEERICKVISSPCLAEAEARFQICAEGVSDVKD, encoded by the exons ATGATGGCAGCAACTATGGAGCAGCAGCAGCAACGCCCCCAACAACAAGACGAAGCTGAAGAAATACAACATGGCCCTTTACCCGTCGAGCAACTTCAG GCATCGGGCATAGCCGCCACGGACGTTAAGAAGCTTAAAGACGCGGGAATTTGCACCGTTGAATCCGTTGCTTACACTCCCAGGAAAGATCTTTTGCAAATCAAAGGTATCAGTGAAGCTAAAGTTGACAAGATAATTGAAGCAG CTTCTAAGCTGGTGCCTATGGGTTTCACCAGTGCTAGTGAACTCCATGCCCAGCGCGATGCAATCATTCAGATAACCACGGGATCGACAGAGCTTGACAAGATATTGGAGG GTGGAGTTGAGACTGGTTCTATCACCGAGTTATATGGTGAATTTCGGTCTGGGAAGACTCAGTTGTGTCACACTCTCTGTGTCACTTGCCAA TTGCCACTAGACCAAGGAGGCGGGGAGGGTAAAGCTATGTACATAGATGCTGAGGGCACATTTAGGCCTCAGCGACTCTTACAGATAGCAGATag GTTTGGATTGAATGGTGCTGATGTATTGGAAAATGTTGCTTATGCTAGAGCATACAATACCGATCATCAATCACGGCTTCTGCTTGAAGCAGCTTCAATGATGGTGGAAACTAG ATTTGCTGTAATGATAGTAGACAGTGCTACTGCCCTCTATAGGACAGATTTCTCTGGAAGGGGGGAGCTTTCAGCTCGGCAAATGCATCTAGCAAAGTTCCTGAGGAGCCTTCAGAAATTAGCAGATGAG TTTGGTGTGGCTATTGTCATAACAAACCAAGTAGTTTCACAAGTAGATGGTTCTGCAGTCTTTGCGGGACCTCAAATCAAGCCTATTGGAGGCAACATTATGGCTCATGCCACAACTACGAG GCTAGCTCTCAGGAAAGGGAGAGGGGAAGAGCGGATCTGTAAAGTGATAAGTTCTCCTTGCTTAGCGGAAGCCGAAGCAAGGTTTCAGATTTGTGCAGAAGGAGTTTCAGATGTTAAAGACTAA
- the LOC100776485 gene encoding conserved oligomeric Golgi complex subunit 3: MHTSYVKLRNKTQRLVRKTQTGRCVRCYVRKEEAERSGDRQKKMGSRGPPQSHPNSAAISKGYNFASTWEQNAPLTEQQQFAIVSLSHAVSERPLPLKLAQENASVQDNALSVKTKDSSVDDSGTIETVMVNTNQFYKWFTDLESAMKSETEEKYQHYVNTLTDRIQTCDEILQQVDDTLDLFNELQLQHQAVATKTKTLHDACDRLLQEKQRLIDFAEALRSKLNYFDELENVATNFYSPNMNVGNENFLPLLKRLDECISYVENNPQYAESSVYLLKFRQLQSRALGMMRSHVLAVLKGASSQVQEAIRGSGGGKASISEGVEASVIYVRFKAAASELKPLLEEIESRSSRREYGQILAECHRLYCEQRLSLIRAIVQRRISEFAKKESLPSLTRSGCAYLIQVCQLEHQLFDHFFPASSKDISSLAPLMDPLSTYLYDTLRPKLVHETNIDFLCELVDILKMEVLGEQHSRRSESLAGLRPTFERILADVHERLTFRARTHIRDEIANYMPTNEDLDYPEKLKRSAESTSEINPTDDNPDIFKTWYPPLEKTLSCLSKLYRCLESAVFTGLAQEAVEVCSTSIQKASKLIAKRSSQMDGQLFLIKHLLILREQIAPFNIEFSVTQKELDFSHLLEHLRRLLRGQASLFEWSRSTSLARTLSPRVLENQIDTKKELEKSLKATCEEFIMSVTKLVVDPLLSFVTKVTAVKVALSSGGQNQKLESVMAKPLKDQAFATPDKVAELVQKVRNAIQEQLPGVIDRMKLYLQNSSTRTILFKPIKTNIIEAHTQVQSLLQSEYTSEEIQIINLKSIQDLQNELDNFL; encoded by the exons ATGCACACTAGTTATGTTAAGCTGAGAAACAAAACGCAGCGTTTGGTTAGGAAGACTCAAACTGGGAGGTGTGTACGTTGTTATGTAAGGAAGGAAGAAGCAGAGCGAAGCGGTGACAGACAGAAGAAAATGGGAAGCAGAGGTCCACCTCAATCCCATCCAAATTCCGCTGCCATTTCCAAGGGTTACAACTTCGCTTCCACTTGGGAACAG AATGCTCCTCTGACAGAGCAGCAACAATTCGCGATTGTATCGCTTTCTCACGCCGTTTCTGAGCGACCGTTGCCTCTCAAGTTG GCTCAAGAGAATGCGTCGGTACAAGACAATGCCTTGTCTGTTAAAACGAAGGATAGTTCCGTTGATGACTCTGGTACTATTGAGACTGTTATGGTCAATACCAATCAG TTCTACAAATGGTTTACGGATCTTGAATCTGCCATGAAATCAGAG ACAGAAGAGAAGTATCAACATTACGTGAACACTCTAACAGATCGCATACAGACATGTGATGAAATTCTCCAACAG GTTGATGACACCCTAGACTTGTTCAACGAGCTACAGTTGCAGCATCAAGCAGTAGCTACAAAGACTAAAACACTTCATGATGCATGTGACAGGCTG CTACAAGAGAAACAAAGACTAATTGATTTTGCTGAAGCACTTCGTAGTAAACTCAATTACTTTGATGAACTGGAGAAT GTTGCTACCAATTTTTATTCTCCAAACATGAACGTTGGAAATGAAAACTTTCTTCCACTTCTCAAACGACTTGATGAATGCATCTC gTATGTTGAAAACAATCCACAGTATGCAGAATCTAGTGTTTACTTGCTTAAATTTCGGCAACTCCAG TCTCGAGCGTTGGGCATGATGCGTTCTCATGTACTTGCTGTTCTTAAAGGTGCCTCTTCTCAG GTCCAGGAAGCAATCCGTGGAAGTGGGGGTGGCAAAGCATCTATCTCTGAGGGAGTAGAGGCATCCGTGATATATGTTCGGTTCAAGGCAGCAGCAAGTGAG CTTAAGCCACTACTTGAAGAGATTGAAAGCAGGTCTTCAAGGAGAGAATATGGTCAGATTCTGGCAGAATGCCACAGACTATACTGTGAGCAACGCCTCTCTTTG ATAAGAGCTATAGTTCAGCGGCGAATATCTGAGTTTGCCAAGAAAGAGTCTTTGCCATCGTTGACTAGATCAGGATGTGCATATCTCATACAG GTCTGTCAACTTGAACATCAACTTTTTGATCATTTTTTCCCAGCTTCTTCAAAGGATATTTCTAGTTTAGCTCCATTAATGGATCCTCT GTCAACATATCTGTATGATACACTGCGTCCCAAacttgttcatgaaacaaatattgattttctttgtgAGCTTGTTGATATACTTAAAATGGAAGTCCTGGGGGAACAGCATAGTAGGAGGAGTGAATCACTAGCTGGTCTTCGTCCTACATTTGAGAGAATTTTAGCAGATGTTCATGAGCGGTTGACATTTCGTGCTCGGACTCATATACGGGATGAG ATAGCGAATTACATGCCTACTAATGAAGACTTGGACTACCCTGAAAAGCTGAAGAGATCTGCTGAAAGTACTTCTGAGATCAATCCT ACTGATGACAACCCAGATATATTTAAAACATGGTATCCACCCCTGGAGAAAACTCTATCATGTCTTTCAAAGTTGTATCGTTGTTTAGAGTCTGCAGTTTTCACGGGTTTAGCACAG GAAGCAGTGGAAGTTTGCTCAACATCTATTCAG AAAGCAAGCAAATTAATTGCAAAGAGATCATCACAAATGGACGGACAGCTCTTCCTTATAAagcatcttttaattttaagggAGCAG ATTGCTCCTTTCAATATTGAATTTTCAGTCACACAAAAGGAGCTTGATTTCTCTCATTTGCTG GAGCATCTACGAAGACTTCTAAGAGGTCAAGCCTCTCTATTTGAATGGTCAAGATCAACTTCATTGGCGAGGACACTGTCTCCAAGAGttttagaaaatcaaattgacACAAAGAAG gagCTGGAAAAGAGCCTTAAAGCCACTTGTGAGGAGTTCATCATGTCAGTTACTAAGCTTGTTGTGGATCCTTTGCTTTCATTCGTTACAAAG GTTACAGCAGTTAAAGTTGCATTATCATCAGGTGGTCAGAATCAAAAGCTAGAGTCAGTTATGGCCAAACCTCTGAAGGATCAGGCTTTTGCTACTCCAGATAAGGTGGCTGAACTTGTTCAAAAG GTCAGGAATGCTATTCAGGAGCAACTGCCGGGGGTGATTGATAGGATGAAGCTTTATTTACAGAATTCATCAACAAGAACAATACTTTTCAAGCCAATAAA GACAAATATTATTGAAGCCCATACCCAAGTTCAATCCCTACTACAATCAGAATACACGAGTGAAGAGATCCAGATCATTAATCTGAAATCCATACAGGATCTGCAAAATGAGCTTGATAATTTTCTCTAG
- the LOC100784679 gene encoding putative pectinesterase/pectinesterase inhibitor 45, whose product MAFQDFDLISERRRNEKRQKARKRIMIGVVSSVVLVAMIGAVLFVVVRNDNEAGNKKSNENKSHGHSQQSTTPGKDHVVAHSKMVKLVCSSADYKEKCEDPLNKAMEDDPKLTQPKDLLKAYVKFAEDEVSKAFNKTISMKFENEQEKGAFEDCKKLFEDAKDDIATSISELEKIEMKNLSQRTPDFNSWLSAVISFQQNCVDGFPEGNTKTELQTLFNDSKEFVSNSLAILSQVASALSTIQTLARGSRSLLSENSNSPVASLDKADGLPSWMNHEDRRVLKAMDNKPAPNVTVAKDGSGDFKTISECLNAVPQNFEGRYVIFVKEGVYDETVTITKKMQNITMYGDGSQKSIITGNKNFRDGVRTFLTASFVVEGDGFIGLAMGFRNTAGPDGHQAVAARVQADRAVFANCRFEGYQDTLYTQAHRQFYRSCIVTGTIDFIFGDAAVVFQNCIMVVRKPLENQQNMVTAQGRVDKQQVTGIVLQKCTIKADDSLVPEKDKIRSYLGRPWKEFSRTIVMESEIGDFIHPDGWTAWEGDFALKTLYYAEYGNTGPGASTNARIKWPGYQVINKDEASQFTVGSFLRGTWLQNTGVPATQGLYN is encoded by the exons ATGGCGTTTCAGGACTTTGATCTCATCTCAGAGAGGAGAAGGAACGAGAAGAGGCAAAAGGCGAGGAAGAGGATCATGATTGGCGTGGTCTCTTCCGTTGTCCTCGTTGCCATGATAGGTGCAGTACTCTTCGTTGTGGTTAGAAACGACAACGAAGCAGGCAACAAAAAAAGCAATGAAAACAAGTCACATGGCCATTCACAACAATCTACCACCCCCGGCAAGGATCACGTTGTGGCGCATTCGAAGATGGTGAAATTGGTGTGCAGCTCCGCGGACTACAAGGAAAAATGTGAAGACCCTCTTAACAAGGCAATGGAGGATGACCCCAAACTCACGCAACCAAAAGACCTTCTCAAGGCATATGTCAAATTTGCTGAGGATGAGGTTAGCAAGGCCTTCAACAAAACCATCTCCATGAAGTTTGAAAATGAGCAAGAGAAAGGTGCATTTGAAGATTGCAAGAAGCTCTTTGAGGATGCCAAGGACGACATTGCAACCTCCATATCCGAACTTGAAAAAATTGAGATGAAGAACCTTTCTCAAAGGACTCCTGATTTCAACAGCTGGCTCAGTGCTGTCATCTCCTTCCAACAGAATTGTGTTGATGGCTTTCCCGAGGGAAACACAAAGACTGAACTTCAGACTCTCTTCAACGATTCCAAGGAATTCGTTAGCAACTCCCTTGCCATTCTGTCTCAGGTTGCATCGGCTCTTTCAACAATCCAAACACTAGCACGCGGCAGCCGTTCGTTGCTGTCTGAGAACAGCAACTCCCCAGTTGCTTCTCTAGACAAAGCTGATGGCCTTCCTTCTTGGATGAACCATGAGGACCGAAGGGTATTGAAGGCTATGGATAACAAACCTGCACCTAATGTCACCGTGGCTAAAGATGGCAGCGGAGACTTCAAAACCATCTCTGAATGTTTAAATGCTGTCCCTCAAAATTTTGAAGGACG TTATGTGATTTTTGTTAAAGAAGGAGTATACGATGAGACTGTGACCATAACAAAGAAAATGCAAAATATAACCATGTATGGTGATGGATCCCAAAAGAGCATCATCACTGGCAACAAAAACTTTAGGGACGGTGTCAGGACTTTCCTAACTGCAAGTTTTG TGGTAGAGGGAGATGGATTCATAGGCCTAGCAATGGGATTCAGAAACACTGCAGGCCCTGATGGCCACCAAGCAGTGGCTGCAAGAGTGCAGGCGGATCGTGCAGTGTTTGCCAACTGTCGGTTCGAGGGCTACCAAGACACTCTATACACCCAAGCCCACAGACAATTCTACAGGAGCTGCATCGTTACAGGAACAATCGATTTCATCTTTGGCGACGCAGCTGTCGTGTTCCAGAACTGCATCATGGTAGTTAGGAAGCCATTGGAAAACCAGCAGAACATGGTGACTGCTCAAGGGAGAGTCGACAAGCAACAAGTCACTGGAATTGTGCTGCAGAAATGCACAATCAAGGCTGATGATTCACTGGTTCCAGAGAAGGACAAGATCAGGAGCTACCTTGGGAGGCCGTGGAAGGAGTTCTCGAGAACAATTGTGATGGAATCGGAAATAGGTGACTTCATTCACCCCGATGGATGGACAGCTTGGGAGGGAGACTTTGCTCTCAAGACATTGTACTATGCTGAGTATGGCAACACAGGACCTGGTGCCAGCACCAATGCTAGGATCAAGTGGCCTGGTTACCAAGTCATTAACAAGGATGAGGCTAGCCAGTTCACTGTGGGATCTTTCTTGAGAGGCACATGGCTCCAGAACACGGGCGTGCCTGCCACGCAAGGCTTGTACAATTAA
- the LOC100785210 gene encoding putative invertase inhibitor translates to MASRKALDQCLVLPILLMNCFVLLGQCARPLNTEGGEDLVTATCKHTLHFELCISTLRSVPASKTSDLKVLAEIALNLSTTYAADTLSYVHELQSNSSAANYGSNNIIYASRCLSDCAEEYSEAIENLKDSKEALADGDCDQVDTLVSAAMSDAETCEDGFKDMQSGDSDSTSPLTERNRYFSELCSNALAITKLLV, encoded by the coding sequence ATGGCATCAAGGAAAGCTCTTGACCAATGCTTGGTTCTGCCAATCTTGCTAAtgaattgttttgttttgctgGGTCAATGTGCTAGGCCACTGAACACAGAAGGAGGAGAGGATTTGGTCACAGCAACCTGCAAGCACACCCTCCATTTCGAACTATGCATTTCTACCTTGAGATCAGTCCCTGCTAGCAAGACATCAGATCTAAAAGTGCTTGCTGAGATTGCATTGAATCTGAGCACAACATATGCTGCAGACACTTTGTCCTATGTTCATGAGCTGCAGTCCAATTCTTCTGCTGCCAATTATGGCTCCAACAACATCATTTACGCGTCACGTTGCTTAAGTGACTGTGCAGAGGAATACTCAGAAGCCATAGAGAACTTGAAGGACTCCAAAGAAGCACTTGCTGATGGAGATTGTGACCAAGTGGACACGTTGGTTTCTGCTGCTATGTCTGATGCTGAGACATGTGAGGATGGCTTCAAGGACATGCAAAGTGGGGATAGTGATTCTACCTCTCCTCTTACTGAGAGGAATCGTTACTTCTCTGAACTCTGTAGTAATGCTCTTGCCATTACAAAACTACTAGTTTAA